In Cottoperca gobio chromosome 1, fCotGob3.1, whole genome shotgun sequence, a genomic segment contains:
- the LOC115007510 gene encoding octapeptide-repeat protein T2-like, translated as MDADEETRQTRETRQRGGEQRQTRQTRETRQTRQTRRRGRRGRRGRRGQTREDEADADEGDEGDEGDEADEGDEADEGDEADEADGRRGRRGRRGDEGDGQTRETRQTRQTRQTRRTRQTREGRGRRGREETRQTRETGDEGERQTRRRGRRGRRGRQGESRRGRRGRRRGRRGRTRQTRGDEETRGDEETRQTRETRNEGEQRGRQADEADEGDEGERRRGDEADEAERETRETRREEADEGTRN; from the coding sequence GCAGACGAGGAGACGAGGCAGACGAGGGAGACGAggcagaggggaggagagcagaggcagACGAGGCAGACGAGGGAGACGAGGCAGACGAGGCAGACGAGGAGACGAGGCAGACGAGGGAGACGAGGCAGACGAGGGCAGACGAGGGAGGACGAGGCAGACGCAGACGAGGGAGACGAGGGAGACGAGGGAGACGAGGCAGACGAGGGAGACGAGGCAGACGAGGGAGACGAGGCAGACGAGGCAGACGGGAGACGAGGCAGACGAGGCAGACGAGGAGACGAGGGAGACGGGCAGACGAGGGAGACGAGGCAGACGAGGCAGACGAGGCAGACGAGGAGAACGAGGCAGACGAGGGAGGGACGAGGCAGACgaggcagagaggagacgagGCAGACGAGGGAGACGGGAGAcgagggagagaggcagacgAGGAGACGAGGCAGACGAGGGAGAcgaggcagacagggagagagcagacgAGGGAGACGAGGCAGACGACGAGGCAGACGAGGGAGGACGAGGCAGACGAGGGGAGACGAGGAGACGAGGGGAGACGAGGAGACGAGGCAGACGAGGGAGACGAGGAAcgagggagagcagagagggagacaggcagACGAGGCAGACGAGGGAgacgagggagagaggagacgaggagacgaGGCAGacgaggcagagagggagacgagGGAGACGAGGCGAGAAGAGGCAGACGAGGGAACTAGGAACTAG